The Sphingopyxis fribergensis DNA segment GACCAGAAGAATGCACAGCTCAGCCGCATCTACGGCACCGGCTGGCTCAACAAGAAGCAGCTCGCCGAACATCTCGTCCGGCTGGAGGAGGCCGCGAAGCGCGACCATCGCAAGATCGGCCGCGAGATGGACCTGTTCCACCTGCAGGAAGAAGCGCATGGCAGCGTCTTCTGGCACCCCAAGGGCTATCGCATCTACCGCGAGCTCGAGGCCTATATGCGCCGCGCGATCGACGGCGCGGGCTATCAGGAGGTCAAGACCCCGCAGGTGATGGACGCTAAGCAGTGGGAGCAGTCGGGCCACTGGGGCAAATATCGCGCAAATATGTTCGTCATCCCCGACGAGGTGCCGAACATCGAGAATGAAGGCCCGCTGGTGTCGGACGACGCCGAGTGGATGGCATTGAAGCCGATGAACTGCCCCGCGCACGTCCTGATCTTCCGTCAGGGGATGAAGTCGTATCGCGACCTGCCGCTGCGCATGGCCGAAATGGGCTGTTGCCACCGCAACGAGCCGCACGGCGCGCTGCACGGGATCATGCGCGTGCGCCAGTTCACGCAGGACGACGGCCATATCTTCTGCCGCGAGGATCAGATCGTCGAAGAGGTCCGCGATTTCTGCGCGCTGCTCGACCGCGTCTACAAGCAGCTCGGCTTCGAAAAATATGCGGTGAAGCTCGCGCTGCGCCCCGACATGCGCTTTGGCACCGAAGAGATGTGGGACAAGGCCGAGGCCGAACTGCGCGAAGCCGTCGAACGCGCCGGCATGGCGACCGAGGAATATGGCTGGGAAGAACTTCCGGGCGAGGGCGCTTTTTATGCGCCCAAGCTCGAATTCCACCTGACCGACGCGATCGGCCGGACGTGGCAGTGCGGGACGATCCAGTCCGACCGCGTGATGCCCGAACGCCTCGACGCGAGCTACATCGGCGAGGATGGCGAGCGCCACCGTCCGGTGATGCTCCACCGCGCGATCCTCGGCACGTACGAGCGCTTCATCGGCATTTTGATCGAACATTTCGCCGGCCGCTTCCCGACCTGGCTCGCGCCGGTGCAGGCGGTCGTCGCGACGATCGTGTCGGACGCCGACGACTATGCCAAGGACGCGGTGGCACAGCTCACCGCCGCGGGCATCCGCGCCGAAATCGACGTTCGCAACGAAAAGATCAATTACAAGGTCCGCGAACACAGCCTCGCCAAGGTTCCCTACCTGCTCGTCGTCGGCAATCGCGAGGCCGAGGAAGGCACCGTCGCGATCCGCACCCTCGGCCAGGACGGCCAGCGCATCATGCCGCTCGCCGAAGCGATCGCGATGCTGAAGGCTGAGGCGACCCCGCCGGATCTCCGCGCCGGGTGACGAGCCTTTCGCAGCTGGTCGGCATCGCCCCGCTAACGCTCGCCGGCGCGGCGGCGATGACGTTCGGCGCCGCCTATGTGCGCGGGCTCACCGGCTTCGGCATGGCGATCATCCTCGTGCCGTTGCTTGGCCTCATCATCGCGCCGGGCGAGGCGGTGGTGCTCGGTATCCTGCTGCAATTGCTGATCGGGCCGGTGGGTTTGAAAGTCATCATGGCCGACGCCGACCGCAGCACCGCCATGCCCATCGCCTTGCTCGCGATGCTGGCGA contains these protein-coding regions:
- the thrS gene encoding threonine--tRNA ligase is translated as MSQMIRVTLPDGSAREVVRGTTAAEIAADIGPGLAKAALAAKIDGELRDIMRPLEEDTNLSLVTSRDEADALELFRHDYAHVLAEAVQNLFPGTQITFGPSTGDGFYYDFAPTAEHGPFRDDELPLIEEEMRKIIAADLPLTREVWERDKLIAKWAAEGESFKAEWAAELPQGEELTVYRSGDGWMDMCRGPHLASTGKLDPAAFKLTRVSGAYWRGDQKNAQLSRIYGTGWLNKKQLAEHLVRLEEAAKRDHRKIGREMDLFHLQEEAHGSVFWHPKGYRIYRELEAYMRRAIDGAGYQEVKTPQVMDAKQWEQSGHWGKYRANMFVIPDEVPNIENEGPLVSDDAEWMALKPMNCPAHVLIFRQGMKSYRDLPLRMAEMGCCHRNEPHGALHGIMRVRQFTQDDGHIFCREDQIVEEVRDFCALLDRVYKQLGFEKYAVKLALRPDMRFGTEEMWDKAEAELREAVERAGMATEEYGWEELPGEGAFYAPKLEFHLTDAIGRTWQCGTIQSDRVMPERLDASYIGEDGERHRPVMLHRAILGTYERFIGILIEHFAGRFPTWLAPVQAVVATIVSDADDYAKDAVAQLTAAGIRAEIDVRNEKINYKVREHSLAKVPYLLVVGNREAEEGTVAIRTLGQDGQRIMPLAEAIAMLKAEATPPDLRAG